A region of Paenibacillus sp. 37 DNA encodes the following proteins:
- a CDS encoding ankyrin repeat domain-containing protein, translating to MEKLVKDNDISAVKEVFEQCEWDARGGYSKGTTLSFRQISDEVVRWLVEQGADINARDKYQRTPLHAHASHWSGNVALFLELGADLDAVDYQNETPLHAAVNGYRTTVVQELVNQGAAINVENNKGNTPLAKGLVNCQNSDIVDLAEIAAILLNAGASVTPDMKESVKRIGKDFEFVREKFNQDKVDEVSDALIKLYRLFDVEPVANRIMHDGTTPIQVTATTWPKQHQELWEYLIPAQGHAQTVQGEVIRITGRVSHEVLDNGGGNWDAEYRKMLDALIRHLGIGAPLAPALLQEAANLVSRLHDGYDFDAPARLSELAVLWVLANPQPVAIEKPEYTR from the coding sequence ATGGAAAAACTCGTTAAAGATAATGATATTTCTGCTGTAAAAGAAGTTTTCGAGCAATGTGAATGGGATGCCCGTGGGGGCTACAGCAAAGGTACGACCCTCAGCTTTCGTCAAATATCGGATGAAGTGGTCCGCTGGCTGGTAGAGCAAGGGGCAGATATTAATGCACGCGACAAATATCAACGCACGCCTCTACATGCTCATGCCTCACACTGGTCAGGAAATGTAGCCCTGTTTCTTGAATTAGGTGCGGATCTGGACGCTGTGGATTACCAAAATGAAACACCGTTACATGCAGCGGTCAATGGGTATAGAACCACAGTGGTTCAAGAGTTGGTAAACCAAGGTGCTGCTATTAACGTTGAAAATAATAAGGGAAATACGCCATTAGCTAAGGGATTAGTCAATTGCCAGAATAGTGATATTGTCGATTTGGCGGAGATTGCCGCCATTCTGCTGAATGCTGGTGCATCGGTCACGCCAGATATGAAAGAATCGGTGAAGCGGATTGGTAAGGATTTTGAATTCGTTCGTGAGAAGTTCAATCAGGACAAGGTCGATGAAGTTTCAGACGCGCTAATCAAACTTTACCGGCTATTTGATGTCGAGCCGGTAGCAAATCGGATCATGCACGATGGGACCACCCCCATTCAGGTAACGGCAACCACCTGGCCCAAGCAACATCAAGAGCTGTGGGAATATCTCATTCCCGCCCAGGGCCATGCTCAAACGGTGCAGGGAGAGGTTATCCGCATCACAGGGCGTGTATCCCATGAAGTATTGGATAATGGCGGAGGAAACTGGGATGCAGAGTATCGCAAGATGCTGGATGCACTGATTCGTCACCTGGGCATTGGTGCGCCACTCGCCCCGGCACTACTCCAAGAGGCAGCAAACCTGGTCAGCAGGCTTCATGATGGATACGATTTTGATGCGCCTGCCAGATTATCCGAGTTGGCTGTGTTATGGGTATTAGCGAATCCTCAGCCAGTCGCAATAGAGAAGCCAGAGTATACGCGTTAA